In the Neisseria sp. KEM232 genome, CGTTCAGGACGCCAAATCCAGCTTCGTGCTCGACGAGCTGAAAAACACCACCGTCCTGCCGCTGGCACACCTCCAACCCGCGCAGTAACCGTTTTCCGATGCCGCCTGATTTTCTTTAGACGGCCTTTTCAGACGGCTTCTTTCCCATAAGGAGCATTCCCATGAGCAGCAAAATCGTTTTTTTAGACCGCGGCACGCTGCCGGACGACGATGTTTTCCGTTTCACCTTCCCGCACGAAATTTCCGACTACGCGCAAACCGCCGCCGCCGACACCGCCCTGCGCTTGGCGGGCGCGCGCATCGCCGCCACCAACAAAGTCCGCATCAGCGCCGAAGACATCGCCGCCAATCCGCAGCTGGAAATGATCGCCGTGTGCGCCACCGGCTGCGACCATATCGACCTGGCCGCCGCCCGCGCCGCCGGTATCGCCGTCTGCAACGTGCCCGCCTACGGCAGCGAATCCGTTGCCGAACACGCCTTTATGCTGATGATCGCCCTGATGCGCAACCTGCCCGCCTACCGCCGCGACATCGCCGCCGGTATGTGGCAGCAGTCGCCCTTTTTCTGCCATTTCGGCGCGCCCCTGCGCGATTTGAACGGCAAAACCCTGGCCGTGTTCGGGCGCGGCAGCATCGGCCGCACGCTGGCCGGATACGCCCGCGCCTTCGGC is a window encoding:
- a CDS encoding D-2-hydroxyacid dehydrogenase gives rise to the protein MSSKIVFLDRGTLPDDDVFRFTFPHEISDYAQTAAADTALRLAGARIAATNKVRISAEDIAANPQLEMIAVCATGCDHIDLAAARAAGIAVCNVPAYGSESVAEHAFMLMIALMRNLPAYRRDIAAGMWQQSPFFCHFGAPLRDLNGKTLAVFGRGSIGRTLAGYARAFGMEVLFAEHKNAAAVREGYVSFAEALRRADVLSLHCPLTPDTRLMIGEDELRALKPGAVLINCGRGGLVDETALLAALKYGTLGGAGIDVLSQEPPAEGNPLLSANLPHLIVTPHIAWGSSEARRKMCEIIAANIEAFAAGRPQNVVA